In one window of Heyndrickxia acidicola DNA:
- a CDS encoding phage major capsid protein has product MEQTLQELNTAWIQAGQRVSDLRAKRTLDMLDENVSVEEIATLSARLEAAEVKLDIAHLKYQNALNAGQTENNGDDKMNQKQKEIKAAYANLILQKPMTAEQKALVIIDDGTGNPVWQEEVFTDFQRPFQSIKQFVNVIPVKTFAGTFVFEDPSGITELTELVDYDSQIQEDDEKLESIRYKIRRFGSIIPVSLSNIQDSPESVIDILQASHEKKKARTENIEIFKMLQNAIATPSTLSSHLDLEKSLINDIDPALKDSVVIATNQSGFSKLVSTLDSTGNLENFLIYKMIDGYNSPVIFFNGFRIVYVSDEELPNVNGSAPFVFGSLFLSLKYFDKGTLLKSSLSYKFNQAMVSTRFIDQFDVQVANTDYQYGLMPLS; this is encoded by the coding sequence ATGGAACAAACTCTTCAAGAATTAAATACTGCCTGGATTCAAGCAGGGCAAAGGGTTTCAGATTTAAGAGCAAAAAGAACATTAGATATGCTGGATGAAAATGTGAGTGTAGAAGAAATCGCTACTCTAAGTGCCCGATTAGAAGCAGCTGAAGTAAAACTGGATATTGCACATTTAAAGTATCAAAACGCATTAAATGCCGGACAAACTGAAAACAATGGAGATGATAAGATGAACCAAAAACAGAAAGAAATCAAAGCTGCATATGCGAATTTAATTTTACAAAAACCAATGACCGCAGAACAGAAGGCACTCGTAATTATTGATGATGGGACAGGTAATCCAGTATGGCAAGAAGAGGTATTCACAGATTTTCAACGTCCTTTCCAATCCATTAAGCAATTCGTCAACGTGATTCCGGTTAAAACATTTGCTGGTACATTCGTATTTGAAGATCCAAGTGGCATTACTGAATTAACTGAGCTTGTAGACTATGATTCTCAAATACAAGAAGATGATGAAAAACTCGAGAGCATTCGTTATAAAATTCGCAGATTCGGTTCAATTATTCCAGTGTCTTTATCAAACATTCAGGATTCACCGGAAAGTGTAATTGATATTTTACAAGCCAGCCACGAAAAGAAAAAAGCGAGAACTGAAAATATCGAGATATTTAAAATGTTGCAGAATGCCATTGCCACACCATCTACTTTATCTAGCCATCTCGATCTTGAAAAATCGCTCATAAACGATATTGATCCAGCACTAAAAGACTCAGTTGTCATTGCAACGAATCAGTCAGGTTTCTCAAAACTTGTATCTACATTAGACAGCACCGGTAATCTTGAGAACTTCCTAATCTATAAAATGATTGATGGCTACAATTCTCCAGTTATTTTCTTCAACGGATTTAGGATTGTTTATGTTTCAGACGAAGAACTTCCGAATGTAAACGGATCGGCTCCTTTCGTGTTTGGATCGTTATTCCTATCATTAAAGTATTTCGATAAGGGTACATTGTTGAAATCGTCTCTTTCTTATAAATTTAATCAAGCAATGGTTAGTACAAGGTTCATTGATCAATTCGATGTGCAAGTAGCAAATACCGACTATCAATATGGTTTAATGCCACTTAGCTAA